TGACGCAGCCGGCCAACCTCGAAGCCGCCATCGGCGCGCAGACGAAAGTGGTGTTCTTCGAGTCGCCGGCCAATCCCAACATGCGGCTGGTGGACATCGCGGCCATCGCCGCCATCGCCCATCGCCACGACGCCAAGGTGGTGGTGGACAACACCTACTGCACGCCCTACCTGCAGCGTCCACTCGCGCTCGGCGCCGACTACGTCGTGCACTCGGCGACGAAATACCTCGGCGGTCACGGCGACCTCATCGCCGGCGCCGTCGTCGGCCCGCAGGAATCGCTGAACCAGGTGCGCTTCTACGGCATCAAGGACATGACCGGCGCCGTGCTCTCCTCGCAGGACGCCTTCCTCATCCTGCGCGGCCTGAAGACGCTGGCGCTGCGCATGGAACGCCACAGCAGCAACGCCCAGGCCATCGCCGAATGCCTGGCCGGCCACGAAAAAGTCGAGGTCTGCCACTACCCGGGACTGGCCGCCTTCCCGCAGATCGAACTCGCGCGCCGGCAGATGAAGCTGCCCGGCGGCATGGTCGCCTTCGAGCTGAAGGGCGGCATCGAGGCGGGCCGCCGCTTCATGAACGCGCTGCGGCTGATCACCCGCGCCGTCAGCCTCGGCGACGCCGAAAGCCTGGCGCAGCACCCGGCCAGCATGACGCATTCCTTCTACACGCCCGAGGAGCGGCGCGAACACCTGATCGGCGAAGGCCTGGTGCGCATCTCCGCCGGTCTTGAAGACCCCGAGGACCTGCTCGACGACGTGCGGCAGGCACTGGCCGCCGCGTGAGGGCGGCACGGCGCCGGAATGCGCCGTGCCGCAGGGACTGACTTTTGCTGGGTTGTTGTCAGGGGTCGAATGGAACAGTTTCGGCCGAAGCAGACCTTCATCCAACAAACCTGGCCTATCACCGGAATTACCAACTCACAAAATCACTATCTCCAATTTTTTTCAGGTGAAGCCTTCTGTCAGGCCTGTACTTGTCCAGTAGATTGACGTCTCGCGCATGCAGAATTGTTCCGTTCTTCTCACTCAACTCGAGCCGATCAAGCAGGGGCTCGATCTCGCCTGGGCGAAACCAGACACCGTAAATCTTCTTGTGTCCTAAAAGCCGGCGCACCAGAAGGTACGAAAGCCATGCCCAGACCAAGAATCCAAGAAGACCAGAAGAAAGCCAGACGTAATAAGGGCCGTCCGGGCCAAGCAATTGCCACCAAGACGACACCTGGCGCCAGTAGGGAGCGATGAGCTGCAGGAGCATATCCATATGACACCCTCCTTTTGTTTTATCCTCTCAGCATTGTAGTCGAAATGTCTGCATGTCCGGTTATAGCGCGTAGTGCTGTGTGAGTCGCCTGGTTTCTATCAGCTCTGTCGAAGGACAGTAATTGAAAGATGAGAAACATTCATTTGACTCGAATGTATTGGCCGCTCAGGCCGAATTCCTTCAGTAACGAGCGCGTACGCTTGCTTCAGCCTCCGCGAAGAAGTCTGTGGTGCCGTCTTCTGGAGACTGATTTGACTGCTATGCTTGTATAGTCGTTAAGGAAAATCTCGACATGCTCTCCATCAGATTGCCCGGCACCGTCGAGGAAAGGCTGAACGCGCTGGCCAGCGAAACTGGACGCAGCAAGACCGCACTGGCGCGTGAAGCCATCCTCGAATACATCGACGACCTCGAGGACTATTACCTCGCCGAAGCGCGCGCACGGCGCAACCGCAAGGCCATCCCTCTGAACGAGGTGGAGCGAAAGCTTGGCCTTTGAGATCGAGTTAGATCCGGAGGCCGTGAAAGACCTCAAGAAACTCGACCGCCCTATCCAACAGCGCATCGTCGTCCGTGTTCTGCGCGTCGGCAACCGGCGCGAGATTTACCGCTAACCTCTTCGTTCGCCGCCCTCCGGCGACTGACTTTTGTCGGCTGCAGCGTAGGTCAGGCTTCAGCTCGCCGATTGTTCCCGATGTCGGCCTGAAGGCCGACCTACAGCTTGAGGCCGCGCGGCTTGCGGCCGGCGCGCTTGAAGAGGCGGTCGTACGCCGCGTTGGGCAGGAGCTTCATGGCGCGCGCGACGAGGGCCATCTGCCACGGCACGACGGCGTAGCCGCGGCCGGCGTCGATGACGCGGGCGATGCGCCGGGCGGCGACGTCGGCGGGGAGGATGAAGGGCATGCGGTACTTGTTCACCGCCGTCATCGGCGTGGCGACGTAGCCGGGGCAGACGGTGACGACTTTCACCCCGCTCGCGCGCAGCTCGACGCGCAGCGCTTCCAGGTAGGTGATGGCGGCGGCCTTCGAGGCGCTGTAGGCGCCGGCGCCGGGGATGCCGCGCATGCCGGCCACCGAGGCGATGCCGGCCAGCCGTCCGCGCCCGGCCGCGCGCATCGGCGCGACGAAGGGGTGGAAGGTGGCGGCGAGCCCCACCACGTTGGTCTGTATGACGCGGCCGAAGACGGCGATGTCCTCGGCGTGCTCGGTGAGGGTGCCGACGGAGACGCCGGCGTTGGCGATGACGACGTCGGGCACGCCGAAGCGCGCCATGAAGTCTTGCGCCGCCTCCTGCATGGCCTGCGCGTCGGCGACGTCGGCGGTGTAGAGGGCGGGGGAACCGGGCAGCCCGCGCGCGATGCCGGCGAGGACTTCGGCGCGGCGCGCCACCAGGCCGAGCTGGGCGCCCCGCGCGGCATAGTGCGCGGCGAGCGCCGCGCCGATGCCGGAGGATGCGCCGGTGATAAAGACGCGCAAGCGCGGCTTACTTCTTCTTCGGCCGCTCGGCGCGCGCCTTGGCGATCAGGCTGTCGAGGGTCTGCATCAAGCCTTCCGGGCTGCCAGTCATGGAGACGGAGGTGAAGTACTTGCCGTCGACCACCAGGGCGGGCACGCCGGTGACGTCGTAGGCCTGGGTGAGCTGGGCGGCGCGCTTGGTCTTGCTCTGCACCGAGAAGGACTTCCAGGCCTCGGCGAACTTGGCGCGGTCGACGCCCTTCTTCGCCATCCAGTCGAGCTGGATTCTCTCGTCATTGAGGTTCACGCGGTCGATGTGGATGGCGTCGAACACCTCGCCGTGCATGCGCTCGAGCAGGCCCAGCGATTCCAGCGTGTAGAAGGTGCGCGCGTTCGGCGCCCAGCGTTCGGTGGGGATCGCCGGGATGCGGCGGAACTCAACGTCCTTCGGCAGCTTCGCCGTCCACTTCCTGAGGAAGGGCTCGAGGTCGAAGCAGTGCGGACAGCCGTACCAGAAGAATTCGACGACCTCGATCTTCTCGCCGGTCTCGACTGCCTGCGGGTTGGCCAGCGGCTTGTAATCCTTGCCCGCCCGCATCTGGGCAGAGGCGGAACCGGCAATCAACGCGAAGGTGAGGCCGAGGAGGCCCAGCCATTTGTTCAAGTGCATGATTTCTCCTGAAATTTAGTTGGCGGCGTCCCTGGTGTCCTTGCCGTCCTTGACTCTGACAACGCTGGCCTGGATTCCGTTCTGCGCCAGCAGCGTGCGGACCCTGGCCATCTCGTCCGGATTGGCATAGGGACCGATGCGCACGCGGTGCATGATGCCCTTCTCGGGCAGGGTCACCTGCTGCACGCTGGCCTCCACCCCCATCAACGCCAGGCGGGCCTTGAGGTTGTCCGCATCGGCGGGATTCTGGAAGGAGCCGGCCTGGAGGAAGAGGGCATCCCCGGCCGGCTTCGGCGCCGCGGCGGCCGGCTTCGGCTCGGCCTGGGGCACCGGCTCCTGGCTGCCGGGCAGGATCTTGTAGAACTCGAAACGCGGCTTTTCCGCCACTTTGTCGCCGGGCTTGCCCGGCAGGGGCTCCGGCACGACCGGCACGGCGGCCCTGGGCTCGTCGTGCTTCTCGGCCGGCGGCCTGGTGCCCTTCTCCTGGAAGGGCAGCGGCGTCTTGTTCAGGTACCAGACGACGCCGGCGGCGATGACGACGCCGACGACCAGGCCGATGAACATGCCTAGGAGAGTGCCGCCGCCTTGCTTGCGTGTGTTCATCGTTGCCTCACATGGATTCGGGCGCGCTCACGCCGATGATGCGCAGGCCGTTGCGCAGCGCCTGGCGCACCGCCAGGCACAATGCCAGGCGCGCCTCGCGCAGCTTCGCGTCGTCGACGAGGAAGCGCTCGGCATTATAGTAACTGTGGAATTCGCCGGCCAAATCCTTCAGGTAGAAGGCGATCAGGT
The window above is part of the Denitratisoma sp. genome. Proteins encoded here:
- a CDS encoding methionine gamma-lyase, with the translated sequence MSQSRTPGKGFTTRAIHHGYDPYAGHGSVNPPIYLSSTYAFPTVEDGSARFAGEQAGFVYSRVGNPTTCLLEGRIADLEGGEAALVTASGMGATTSLMWTLLSPGDEVIADKTLYGCTFGFFNHGLAKFGVKITHVDLTQPANLEAAIGAQTKVVFFESPANPNMRLVDIAAIAAIAHRHDAKVVVDNTYCTPYLQRPLALGADYVVHSATKYLGGHGDLIAGAVVGPQESLNQVRFYGIKDMTGAVLSSQDAFLILRGLKTLALRMERHSSNAQAIAECLAGHEKVEVCHYPGLAAFPQIELARRQMKLPGGMVAFELKGGIEAGRRFMNALRLITRAVSLGDAESLAQHPASMTHSFYTPEERREHLIGEGLVRISAGLEDPEDLLDDVRQALAAA
- a CDS encoding DUF6290 family protein, which codes for MLSIRLPGTVEERLNALASETGRSKTALAREAILEYIDDLEDYYLAEARARRNRKAIPLNEVERKLGL
- a CDS encoding SDR family oxidoreductase → MRVFITGASSGIGAALAAHYAARGAQLGLVARRAEVLAGIARGLPGSPALYTADVADAQAMQEAAQDFMARFGVPDVVIANAGVSVGTLTEHAEDIAVFGRVIQTNVVGLAATFHPFVAPMRAAGRGRLAGIASVAGMRGIPGAGAYSASKAAAITYLEALRVELRASGVKVVTVCPGYVATPMTAVNKYRMPFILPADVAARRIARVIDAGRGYAVVPWQMALVARAMKLLPNAAYDRLFKRAGRKPRGLKL
- a CDS encoding thiol:disulfide interchange protein DsbA/DsbL, giving the protein MHLNKWLGLLGLTFALIAGSASAQMRAGKDYKPLANPQAVETGEKIEVVEFFWYGCPHCFDLEPFLRKWTAKLPKDVEFRRIPAIPTERWAPNARTFYTLESLGLLERMHGEVFDAIHIDRVNLNDERIQLDWMAKKGVDRAKFAEAWKSFSVQSKTKRAAQLTQAYDVTGVPALVVDGKYFTSVSMTGSPEGLMQTLDSLIAKARAERPKKK
- a CDS encoding SPOR domain-containing protein; its protein translation is MNTRKQGGGTLLGMFIGLVVGVVIAAGVVWYLNKTPLPFQEKGTRPPAEKHDEPRAAVPVVPEPLPGKPGDKVAEKPRFEFYKILPGSQEPVPQAEPKPAAAAPKPAGDALFLQAGSFQNPADADNLKARLALMGVEASVQQVTLPEKGIMHRVRIGPYANPDEMARVRTLLAQNGIQASVVRVKDGKDTRDAAN